In the Streptomyces sp. cg36 genome, one interval contains:
- a CDS encoding NAD-dependent epimerase/dehydratase family protein — MGKVVLVTGVARQLGGRFVRRIQRDPEVDRVIAVDAVAPGHHLGGADFVRADIRQPAIARVLAEHSVDTVVHMDVTGTPLGAGGRTSVKETNVIGTMQLLGACQKSPTVRRLVVKSSTSVYGAAPRDPAVFTETTPPKSLPSGGFAKDAVEVEGYVRGFARRRPDVAVCVLRFANILGPGADSPLAEYFSLPVLPTVLGYDPRLQFVHEDDVIEVLRIAAHEPRRATLNSGTFNVAGEGVLLLSQCSRRLGRPTVPVLLPAVRWVGSALRSVGVSDFSPEQIRLLTHGRVVSTVQLRETLGFEPKYTTAGTFADFARSRGPGLLPPQVLAGAVDRVAGLPFRPFAGRAPAAAVPSGTSPGPSLPGGPVSGSSLSGAE; from the coding sequence TTGGGGAAGGTCGTGCTCGTCACCGGAGTGGCCCGGCAGCTCGGCGGCCGTTTCGTACGGCGGATCCAGCGTGATCCGGAAGTGGACCGGGTGATCGCCGTGGACGCCGTCGCGCCCGGCCACCACCTCGGGGGCGCCGATTTCGTCCGGGCGGACATCAGGCAGCCCGCCATCGCGCGCGTGCTGGCCGAGCACTCGGTGGACACCGTCGTGCACATGGACGTGACCGGCACGCCGCTGGGCGCGGGCGGGCGGACGTCCGTGAAGGAAACGAACGTCATCGGCACCATGCAGCTCCTCGGCGCCTGCCAGAAGTCGCCGACCGTGCGGCGCCTGGTGGTGAAGTCGAGCACCAGCGTCTACGGGGCGGCGCCGCGCGATCCGGCCGTCTTCACCGAGACGACCCCGCCGAAGTCGCTGCCCAGCGGCGGCTTCGCCAAGGACGCCGTCGAGGTCGAGGGCTATGTGCGCGGCTTCGCGCGGCGCCGCCCCGACGTGGCGGTGTGCGTGCTGCGGTTCGCCAACATCCTGGGGCCGGGCGCGGACTCGCCGCTCGCCGAGTACTTCTCGCTGCCGGTGCTGCCGACCGTGCTCGGCTACGACCCGAGGCTCCAGTTCGTCCACGAGGACGACGTGATCGAGGTGCTGCGGATCGCGGCGCACGAGCCGCGCCGGGCCACGCTCAACAGCGGCACCTTCAACGTGGCCGGGGAGGGCGTGCTGCTGCTCTCCCAGTGCTCGCGGCGGCTGGGGCGGCCGACCGTGCCGGTGCTGCTGCCCGCGGTGCGCTGGGTGGGCTCGGCGCTGCGGTCGGTGGGGGTGAGCGACTTCTCGCCGGAGCAGATCAGACTGCTCACCCACGGCCGGGTGGTGAGCACCGTGCAGCTGCGCGAGACGCTGGGCTTCGAGCCCAAGTACACGACGGCGGGGACGTTCGCCGACTTCGCGCGCAGCCGGGGCCCGGGGCTGCTGCCGCCGCAGGTGCTCGCGGGGGCCGTGGACCGGGTGGCGGGGCTGCCGTTCCGGCCGTTCGCCGGGCGCGCCCCGGCCGCCGCGGTACCCTCCGGCACGTCCCCGGGCCCGTCCCTTCCCGGCGGGCCGGTTTCCGGCTCGTCCCTTTCCGGCGCGGAATGA
- a CDS encoding lysophospholipid acyltransferase family protein codes for MADAKVIPFDDDRSRGGAQRPGRRRSGGRRAADAESAPVSALPGQQAAPGPGGAPTPPEPGSGAQGAADGPVGPSVADGGERAGSGGWDRRVAGGLAFLRRRITGEYDVDEFGYDKELTDQVLMSLLRPFYEKYFRVEVKGVENIPAEGGALVVANHSGTLPLDGLMMQVAVHDHHPAGRHLRLLAADLVFMLPVVNELARKAGHTLACAEDAQALLERGEVVGVMPEGFKGIGKPFGERYKLQRFGRGGFVSTALRAGTPIVPCSIVGAEEIYPMIGNSKTLARLLGVPYFPITPTFPWLGAAGLVPLPTKWTIQFGEPIPTDGYPPEAAEDPMLMFNLTDQVREQIQHTLYKLLVQRRSVFF; via the coding sequence ATGGCGGACGCCAAGGTCATTCCGTTCGACGACGACCGCTCGCGCGGCGGTGCGCAGCGCCCCGGACGCCGGCGCTCCGGCGGCCGTCGGGCGGCGGACGCCGAGTCGGCCCCGGTGAGCGCGCTGCCGGGCCAGCAGGCCGCGCCGGGACCCGGGGGCGCCCCGACGCCGCCGGAGCCGGGCAGCGGCGCGCAGGGGGCCGCTGACGGCCCCGTGGGGCCCTCGGTCGCGGACGGCGGCGAGCGGGCGGGGTCGGGCGGCTGGGACCGCCGGGTGGCCGGCGGGCTGGCCTTCCTGCGGCGGCGGATCACCGGTGAGTACGACGTCGACGAGTTCGGGTACGACAAGGAGCTCACCGACCAGGTCCTGATGTCGCTGCTGCGGCCCTTCTACGAGAAGTACTTCCGGGTGGAGGTGAAGGGCGTCGAGAACATCCCGGCCGAGGGCGGGGCGCTGGTCGTCGCCAACCACTCCGGGACGCTGCCGCTGGACGGGCTGATGATGCAGGTGGCGGTGCACGACCACCATCCGGCCGGGCGCCATCTGCGGCTGCTGGCGGCGGACCTGGTGTTCATGCTGCCGGTCGTCAACGAGCTGGCCCGCAAGGCCGGGCACACCCTGGCGTGCGCGGAGGACGCCCAGGCGCTGCTGGAGCGCGGCGAGGTCGTCGGGGTGATGCCGGAGGGCTTCAAGGGGATAGGGAAGCCGTTCGGCGAGCGGTACAAGCTCCAGCGGTTCGGGCGCGGCGGGTTCGTCTCGACGGCGCTGCGGGCCGGGACGCCCATCGTGCCGTGCTCGATCGTCGGGGCGGAGGAGATCTACCCGATGATCGGCAACTCGAAGACGCTGGCCCGGCTGCTCGGCGTCCCGTACTTCCCGATCACGCCCACGTTCCCCTGGCTGGGGGCGGCCGGTCTGGTGCCGCTGCCGACGAAGTGGACGATCCAGTTCGGCGAGCCGATCCCGACCGACGGCTATCCGCCGGAGGCGGCGGAGGACCCGATGCTGATGTTCAACCTGACGGATCAGGTGCGCGAGCAGATCCAGCACACGCTGTACAAGCTGCT